The Archangium primigenium genomic interval GTCGGACATGGGGCTCCTCGCGGGAGCACGCACGGTGGCCAGGACGCCCACACCTTGTCAACCACTTGTCAACCACGCGAAACGCCCGGGTTGACGACCCCCGGGCGTTCCGGATGTCCGAGGACTCGCGGCGGGGTCATGCCCCGCTCAAGCCCCCGACCTTAGGCGTGGATGCGACGGCCCCTGCCCGCCCAACCGGCCAGGAACAGCACCACGATGGAACCGATGACCGACATGATGAGGCCCGAGGCCTGGAGGTCGAACACGCTGCGACCCGGCGAGAACAGGGCGCCGATGAAACCGCCCACGAAGGAGCCCACGATACCCAGCAGCATGGTCGCGATGAGACCCATGGACTGACGGCCCGGAACCAGAGCACGCGCGATCAGACCCGCCACCAGACCCACCACGATGAACCAGAGAATGCTCATCTTCGCTCTCCTTGATCGGGCGCCGCACCGTGCGGCCCCAGTGGAAAGCAAGTTGGGACTCCCCTCCCCTCCGCACAACTTGACCCGTCAGATTCAGCACCCCCCTCACGCCCGCCTGCCTGCCCTCCAGCGGGCCCAGTGCAGGGCAGGCGGGCGGGGGCCGGTGTGCGAAAGCCGGGGCAACGTGGGACGGGTGCGCTAGAGAACGCAGTCCATGGCGAAGGCGAAGACGCATTACGCGTGTCAGGCGTGCGGGTATCAGTCGGCGAAGTGGATGGGCAAGTGCCCGGACTGCGGCGCGTGGAGCTCCCTGGCCGAGGAGACCGAGGCCAAGGTGGACGAGAAGCGTCCGGCCTGGGGCGCCTCGGGGGGCGCGTCCAAGCCCGTGCGGCTGCGCGAGGTGAGCGGCGAGCAGGAGCAGCGCCGGCAGACGGGCATCACCGAGTTCGACCGGGTGCTCGGCGGGGGCGTGGTGGACGGCTCGCTCGTGCTGCTCGGCGGCGACCCCGGCATCGGCAAGTCCACGCTGTTGCTCGCGGCGCTCGACCGGTTGGGACTCGCGGGCCCGGTGCTCTACGTGTCGGGTGAGGAGTCACTGCGCCAGACGAAGATGCGCGCCGAGCGCCTGAAGGTGGAGGGCGACTCCATCCACCTGTTCGCGGAGACGGACGCGGAGCGGGTGCTCACCGTGGCCGAGTCGCTCAAGCCCCGGGCGCTGGTGGTGGACTCCATCCAGACCATGTACCTGCCGGAGCTCGGCAGCGCCCCGGGCAGCATCTCCCAGGTGCGCGAGGTGGCCGGGCGCTTCATGGCCTTCGCCAAGCGCAGCGGCGTGCCCACCTTCCTCGTGGGCCACGTGACGAAGGAGGGCTCCATCGCCGGCCCCCGCGTGCTCGAGCACATGGTGGACACGGTGCTCTACTTCGAGGGCGAGCGTGGCCACCCCTTCCGGATCCTCCGCGCGCACAAGAACCGCTTCGGCTCCACGAACGAGATCGGCGTCTTCGAGATGAAGGGCGCCGGGCTGGTGGAGGTGGCGGACCCCTCGGCGCTCTTCCTCGCCGAGCGCCCCGCGGGCAAGGCGGGCAGCGTGGTGACGTGCACGCTCAACGGCACCCGGCCCCTCCTGGTGGAAGTCCAGGCGCTGGTGGCCCCCACGGGCTACGGCACGGCGCGGCGCACGGCCATCGGCGTGGACGGCAACCGCGTGGCGCTGCTCGCCGCGGTGCTGGAGAAGAAGGAGGACATCCCGCTCGTGGGCTGCGACCTGTTCGTCAACGTGGCCGGCGGCATGCAACTGTCCGAGCCCGCGTGTGACCTGGCCGTGTGCGCGGCGCTGGTGAGCAGCCTGCAGAACCGGCCCCTGGAAGCGCAGACGCTGGTGCTCGGGGAGGTGGGCCTCGCCGGCGAGGTGCGCGCCGTGGGCCAGGTGGAGCCCCGGCTCGCCGAGGCGGCGAAGATGGGCTTCCAGCGCGCCGTCATCCCCAAGGGCAGCGCGCGCCGGCTGGAGGGCTCCAAGCTGGAGGTGGTGGGCGTGGAGACGCTGTCCGAGGCGCTCGGGGCCATGTTCGACTGAAGCGGGCCCGGGATAGGCTCGGGGGCATGCGCTGGCTCCCCCGTGTGAAGGACACCCTCGGCTCGCTCTCCGCGCGCCTGCTCGGGGCGTTCCTCGTGCCCACGCTGCTCTTTCTCG includes:
- a CDS encoding GlsB/YeaQ/YmgE family stress response membrane protein — encoded protein: MSILWFIVVGLVAGLIARALVPGRQSMGLIATMLLGIVGSFVGGFIGALFSPGRSVFDLQASGLIMSVIGSIVVLFLAGWAGRGRRIHA
- the radA gene encoding DNA repair protein RadA; this translates as MAKAKTHYACQACGYQSAKWMGKCPDCGAWSSLAEETEAKVDEKRPAWGASGGASKPVRLREVSGEQEQRRQTGITEFDRVLGGGVVDGSLVLLGGDPGIGKSTLLLAALDRLGLAGPVLYVSGEESLRQTKMRAERLKVEGDSIHLFAETDAERVLTVAESLKPRALVVDSIQTMYLPELGSAPGSISQVREVAGRFMAFAKRSGVPTFLVGHVTKEGSIAGPRVLEHMVDTVLYFEGERGHPFRILRAHKNRFGSTNEIGVFEMKGAGLVEVADPSALFLAERPAGKAGSVVTCTLNGTRPLLVEVQALVAPTGYGTARRTAIGVDGNRVALLAAVLEKKEDIPLVGCDLFVNVAGGMQLSEPACDLAVCAALVSSLQNRPLEAQTLVLGEVGLAGEVRAVGQVEPRLAEAAKMGFQRAVIPKGSARRLEGSKLEVVGVETLSEALGAMFD